The DNA region ATCATTCCATTGAACATATCTGCTATCTCCCAAATCAATCCCACCTTTAAAGTTGAACCTATTACAATCATAATCATAACAATAGCTCTGTAGATATTAATTGAATATTTACTTTTAAACAAATATCTAACATTAGCTTCTCCAAAGAAATACCATCCAATAATTGTTGAAAAAGCAAAGAAAAATAAACAAATAGCTATAAAAACATCTCCATAACTTCCTAAGCTTTTAATAAAAGCATTTTGTGTAAGAACAATTCCTTCACCTTCACTTACATTAGAAGTTATTATTACTAAAGCTGTTCCTGTAAGAACAACGAAAGTATCTATAAATACTGTAATCATTGCTACGATTCCTTGTTCTCCACAATGTTCAACCTTAGCTATAGCATGGGCATGTGGAGTTGACCCCATTCCTGCCTCATTAGAAAATAACCCTCTAGCCACTCCATATCTTATAGCTTGTTTCATACTCACACCTAAAGCTCCCCCTAATGCAGCCTTTGGATTAAAAGCTGAAACAAATATAGAGCTAATTGCAGGAATAATCTCCTTATAATTGATAACAATTATTATTACACAAGCTAAAATATATAACCCTGCCATAATAGGAACTATTTTCTCAGTAACTGAAGCTATTCTTTTTATTCCACCAAAAAAGACAAAGCCAGATAAAATAGAAACTATCACTCCTATCAAAAGTGGAGATACTCCAAAAGCTGAATTAAAAGCTACTGAGATAGAATTTGCTTGAACCGCATTTCCCATAAGACCAAGGGCTAATATACAAGCTACAGAAAAGAATATAGCTAATCCCTTTGAAAGCTTTCTACTTTTTAATGACTCCTCAATATAATATGCAGGTCCTCCCGTTACTTGACCATTAACTCTTCTTTTAAAAACTTGTCCTAATATAGCTTCAACATATACAGTAGACATTCCAAAAAAAGCACTTACCCACATCCAAAATATAGCTCCTGGTCCTCCAGAGACTATTGCTGTAGCTGCTCCTGCTAAATTTCCTGTTCCAACCTGAGCCGCTATAGCTGTTGCTAAAGCCTGAAAAGATGACATCCCATTTCTATCTGCAGATTTTCCCTTTAAATTTACAGAACCTGTTACCTGTTTTATCCCTTCAGAAAATTTTCTTAACTGAATGAAATTTAACTTAAAAGTAAAGTAAATACCTGTTCCTAATAATAAAAGAATTAAAAAATTCCCCCATAAAAATTCATTAATTTTTGCTACAATCTCTTGCACTTTGATTCCTCCTGTTTTCTTTGTTTAAATTGAATAAAAAAAGAAGGTAATAAATACCTTCTGGAAATCAAAAAAAGAATTATACAAAAAATAAAAAGTTGCTGCATAATTCCTCTGTCCTTTTACCTGAGAGTTTAGTCCAAAATTGGGTTTGCTCCTTCGGTGCTCAATGAGTCTCTCCAGAGGTTCGTCCAATATAGGTCCTTTTGCCTGAAAGATTTACTTCGTCGGCGGCTAACATCTTGCTCTCTCCCTATACCTTCATCCGATTTTTCTATTCAATTCATTTATGAAATAAATAATAAATTATTTTTTCTAATTTGTCAACCTTTAATTTTTACTTTAATCTTTTAAGTCTTTTAAATATTGAATTTTTATTGAAGTTTCCTTTATATAATAATCTAAATATTGAGTATCTAATCCTTGATTATTTTCTTTATATTTAATCATTCCTGTGGAAAAATTTTCAAATTTTCTTTCTAAGTTAGCTCTTTTTTTTTCCTTAATCTCTTCACTCATAAGATTATCTAAATTTTTTGATAATTTTAAATATTGATTATTTACACCATCTGGAGTATATGAGCTACAAGCACTGATAAAAAAAGATAGTACTGATATCAAAATCAACTTTTTTATCATAAAAATATCACCTATAAAAAAATGGCGACCCCGATGTGGTTTGAACACACAACCTATTCCTTAGGAGGGAATTGCTCTATCCAATTGAGCTACGGGGTCTTTACCAAAGTATTATACACCATATTTTCTAATTTGAAAAGGATTTTTTTTACTATGTTAAACTTTTAAGCATATACATCAAATGCTTATGTCCTATACCACTTAAACTCCCTATTTTATATAAATAATTAACAACTTTTTCTCTTTTACTTAGATCTAAATTGGAATACTTGTAAAAAGATACTACCTCTCTCAATATATGAGCATCACTTCCAAAAGTAGCTGTTAAATTATATTTTTCCCTTAACTCTCCAGCTAATAAATTTCTAACCATAGGTAAAGCATGATTGTGTGTTTCTAACGAATCAACTTTTGGTATTATATCATATATATAATTTTTATTATTTATAAAATTTTTTTGAACAACACCATATATATGTGGAATAGATTTATGACACTCCCATTGATTTAAAACATCCAGGTATTCGTATATTCCCCTATAAGTTTTTGCCATTCTTTTTTGATTTCTATATGGCTCAACCTCTTTTCTGTAAAACTCTTCCAAATCTTGCATCTTTTTAAAATATACTAACATTTCAAATCCATCTTCACAACCAACTTCTATTCCGGGAACATTTCTTATTCCCATCTCATTTAATTTTATAGCTCCCCTGATATCATTATGGTCTGTTACTGATAAAAGGTATCTCTTGTCTTCTACAAAACTTTTTAAAAACTCCGGCTTAATAAAGCTATCTGAAGCAGTTGTGTGTATGTGTAAATCATAATAAAAATCTCCTATATATCTGATATCACTCTCTATAAAAGGAAAGAAAAAATCAGAAAGTTTTTGAAATTCAATCATAATAACTCACTCTCTTTCATTTTACATTATCGGAGCTAATAATCTACATACTGACTCCTTAAATTTTATATAATACCCTCTCTTACTATACTCACTTCTTAACAATTTACTACTTAATTTTATATCCTCGTGAAATATCTCTCTAAAGGTTGTAGCTACATCTTTTTCATAAATATTTACATTTATCTCAAAGTTCTGATAAAAACTTCTATAATCAAAATTAGCTGTTCCTGTTGTTATAACTTCATCATCTACTATAATTAACTTACTATGTATAAATCCATTATTATACTTATAGACTTCAACTCCAAAATCAAGGAGCTCTCCAACAAAATATTGATTAACCCAATATATAAAAAAGTGGTCTGGTTTGCTAGGAATCATAATTTTAATCTTTACTCCTGATAAAGCAGCTATTTTTAAAGCATCTAATATACTATCATCAGGAACAAAATATGGAGTTTGAATATAAATATATTTTTGAGCTTCCATTATAAGCTTTAATGCATTATCTCTTATTGTTCTAAATTGATAGTTTGGACCACTACTTACAACCTGAATATGACCTGTATGTCTTCCTTTTGTTTCAATTAACTTTTCTAAAACCTCTTTATTATATTTATACTCTTTCTTTAAAAGAATTTTTTCATTTTTTACAATATTCCAAGAAAAATAAAATTCTTGCTCTAGTTCTAAACAAGCCTCCCCAAATATCCTAAGTCCTGTATCTCTCCAATATCCTAATCTACCTTTTCCTAAATATTCATCACCTATATTAAATCCACTTATATACCCCAATTTTTTATCTATTAAACACAATTTTCTATGATCTCTATAATTTGCTCTTAAATTTGCAATTTTAAAGAAAGGAAAGTGTGAAGGAAAAAAGATGCCAGTCTTTACACCAAAATGGTTTAATTCCCTTAACATTTTTCTGCTATAACCACCAGCACCGTCTACTATAACCCTAACCTCTACTCCCTCTTGAGCCTTTCTTTTTAAAACATCTGCTATTTTTTTACCTAATTCATCATTTCTAAAAATAAAATACTCCATTGCTATACTCTCTTTTGCTTCCATTAAATCATTGATAACAGAATCGAAAAACTTATTTCCATCAATAAATATATCAGTTATATTCAATGAAGTTAACTTATTTTTAGATGAAACTTCTACATAGGATATAAGCTGTTCCCATCTCATTAGCTCTTTATGCTGAGAAAATCCCAATATCTCTCGACTATATAGAAATTTCCATTTATAATATTCATTTACAACTCTCTTTTTTCTAAAGCTTAATCCAAAGAAAAGATATGCAATAAAACC from Candidatus Fusobacterium pullicola includes:
- a CDS encoding sodium:alanine symporter family protein — encoded protein: MQEIVAKINEFLWGNFLILLLLGTGIYFTFKLNFIQLRKFSEGIKQVTGSVNLKGKSADRNGMSSFQALATAIAAQVGTGNLAGAATAIVSGGPGAIFWMWVSAFFGMSTVYVEAILGQVFKRRVNGQVTGGPAYYIEESLKSRKLSKGLAIFFSVACILALGLMGNAVQANSISVAFNSAFGVSPLLIGVIVSILSGFVFFGGIKRIASVTEKIVPIMAGLYILACVIIIVINYKEIIPAISSIFVSAFNPKAALGGALGVSMKQAIRYGVARGLFSNEAGMGSTPHAHAIAKVEHCGEQGIVAMITVFIDTFVVLTGTALVIITSNVSEGEGIVLTQNAFIKSLGSYGDVFIAICLFFFAFSTIIGWYFFGEANVRYLFKSKYSINIYRAIVMIMIVIGSTLKVGLIWEIADMFNGMMVLPNLIALLALGKYARTSMKEYEELLLQLV
- a CDS encoding PHP domain-containing protein yields the protein MIEFQKLSDFFFPFIESDIRYIGDFYYDLHIHTTASDSFIKPEFLKSFVEDKRYLLSVTDHNDIRGAIKLNEMGIRNVPGIEVGCEDGFEMLVYFKKMQDLEEFYRKEVEPYRNQKRMAKTYRGIYEYLDVLNQWECHKSIPHIYGVVQKNFINNKNYIYDIIPKVDSLETHNHALPMVRNLLAGELREKYNLTATFGSDAHILREVVSFYKYSNLDLSKREKVVNYLYKIGSLSGIGHKHLMYMLKSLT
- the cls gene encoding cardiolipin synthase translates to MEILFNFFRDYIVFINIIFVVIIVLLERRNPLFTLFWIVLLVLAPYVGFIAYLFFGLSFRKKRVVNEYYKWKFLYSREILGFSQHKELMRWEQLISYVEVSSKNKLTSLNITDIFIDGNKFFDSVINDLMEAKESIAMEYFIFRNDELGKKIADVLKRKAQEGVEVRVIVDGAGGYSRKMLRELNHFGVKTGIFFPSHFPFFKIANLRANYRDHRKLCLIDKKLGYISGFNIGDEYLGKGRLGYWRDTGLRIFGEACLELEQEFYFSWNIVKNEKILLKKEYKYNKEVLEKLIETKGRHTGHIQVVSSGPNYQFRTIRDNALKLIMEAQKYIYIQTPYFVPDDSILDALKIAALSGVKIKIMIPSKPDHFFIYWVNQYFVGELLDFGVEVYKYNNGFIHSKLIIVDDEVITTGTANFDYRSFYQNFEINVNIYEKDVATTFREIFHEDIKLSSKLLRSEYSKRGYYIKFKESVCRLLAPIM